A section of the Roseivirga sp. BDSF3-8 genome encodes:
- a CDS encoding exopolysaccharide transport family protein gives MDFVYLFRVLLRKLWILITIPLIAGAITYFLTEQAEERFRSVARLSTGITINNSVNTEDHWYNPQKANIEFNNLLERIKSAQVVSMVSYKLAINDLTEEYPFRVPRNEEGKVIPLTEKEKQEAVEILRDKVENFNLLSNNDDAERELIDLLRAFRYNHWIIESDLKVNRVPNTDYLDVIYTSENPELSAYVVNTLSEEFIRYNQFKKKDNQGQSLDYYNTLVLEKKKLVDEAQTALRTFKEENDLVNYDVDDPVNRERIISLEGQRLDLQEKVQGLQLSLRSINNRINSYGGNDGGSNNNSRILDLRRRIKLLNEQYIRTGSSDDALLDSLNTLRSQLDRLQLNQGSAGGGTGMSLAEMKERKYELETDLAIARSNLGTINSQLNSLRGSASMQAQSGAKINELEKAYDLAVDEYLSAQERLSEAQSLAVNQTVPIRIEKEGEPNYYPVPSKALLFTALSIVVSLALCAFVILGRELIDMRIKRPAQFSRMTKLKLGGYLNDLKHSDVLDLERIFSDPTDKDFQMYKDLVRKLRFELESSGQQVFLITSTKPNQGKSFVLLSLAYSLSLIKKKVLIIDTNFKDNTLTQWLLAKPLFNKYLKEGKVKGGRLLIGARSSASEPEETFQEEEEEDFTRKIISPTVYRNIDIIGSTPGSESPSEIFSGRDFKSMIISLCLNYDYIFMEGASLNEFSDTKELVGYSDRVLPVFSADTTIKSVDKDSIAYLRSLDEKLLPSVLNMVDPKFLKI, from the coding sequence ATGGATTTTGTGTATTTATTCAGGGTGCTTCTCAGAAAACTGTGGATCCTGATCACCATACCCCTAATAGCCGGAGCTATTACCTATTTTCTGACTGAACAGGCAGAAGAGAGGTTCCGGTCTGTGGCAAGGCTTTCCACCGGCATTACCATTAATAACTCGGTCAATACTGAAGACCATTGGTATAACCCACAGAAGGCTAACATTGAATTTAATAACCTGCTGGAGCGCATTAAAAGTGCTCAGGTAGTCAGCATGGTATCTTATAAGCTTGCTATTAATGACCTTACTGAAGAGTATCCTTTTAGAGTGCCCCGTAATGAAGAGGGTAAGGTGATACCGCTGACGGAGAAGGAAAAGCAGGAAGCGGTGGAAATACTTAGGGATAAGGTGGAAAACTTTAACCTGCTAAGTAACAACGATGATGCTGAACGCGAACTCATTGATTTGCTTAGGGCCTTCCGGTATAACCATTGGATAATAGAAAGTGATCTTAAGGTAAACCGTGTACCTAATACGGACTACCTGGACGTAATCTATACGAGTGAAAACCCAGAGCTCTCCGCTTATGTGGTAAATACTCTCTCGGAAGAGTTCATCCGTTATAACCAGTTCAAGAAGAAGGATAATCAGGGGCAATCACTGGATTACTACAATACTCTGGTTTTGGAAAAGAAAAAGCTGGTAGACGAAGCACAGACAGCCCTCCGTACATTTAAAGAAGAGAATGACCTGGTTAACTACGATGTGGATGATCCTGTAAACCGGGAGCGTATCATTAGCCTGGAAGGCCAGCGTCTGGACTTACAGGAAAAGGTACAGGGCCTGCAGCTAAGCCTTCGCAGCATTAATAACCGTATCAACTCTTATGGCGGTAATGATGGCGGGAGTAATAATAACAGTCGAATTCTCGACCTGAGAAGGCGCATTAAACTCTTGAACGAACAGTATATTCGTACAGGGTCCTCAGATGATGCCCTATTGGATAGCCTCAATACGCTTCGTTCACAACTGGACAGGCTGCAGCTAAACCAGGGCTCTGCAGGTGGAGGTACCGGAATGAGCCTGGCTGAGATGAAGGAACGTAAGTATGAGCTGGAAACGGATCTTGCGATTGCCAGGTCCAATCTGGGTACTATCAATAGTCAGTTGAACAGCTTGAGGGGCAGCGCTTCTATGCAGGCTCAAAGTGGTGCTAAGATCAATGAATTGGAAAAGGCATATGACCTAGCTGTCGATGAGTACCTGTCGGCCCAGGAGCGATTAAGTGAAGCTCAAAGCCTGGCAGTAAACCAGACCGTACCTATTCGTATAGAAAAGGAAGGCGAGCCTAATTATTATCCTGTCCCCAGTAAGGCGCTGCTATTCACTGCACTGAGCATAGTGGTGAGCCTTGCCCTTTGTGCTTTTGTGATCTTAGGCAGGGAGTTGATAGATATGCGGATAAAACGGCCTGCGCAATTTAGCCGTATGACGAAGCTGAAGCTGGGGGGGTACCTGAATGACCTTAAGCACTCTGATGTGCTGGATCTTGAGAGGATATTCAGCGACCCAACGGATAAGGACTTCCAAATGTATAAGGACCTGGTGAGGAAGCTGCGTTTTGAACTGGAGTCTTCAGGCCAGCAGGTATTTCTGATCACTAGTACCAAGCCTAACCAGGGTAAGTCTTTTGTATTGTTAAGCCTTGCTTATTCTCTTAGCCTTATTAAAAAGAAGGTGTTGATCATAGATACCAACTTTAAGGATAACACTCTGACCCAGTGGCTTTTGGCTAAGCCTCTTTTCAACAAGTATTTGAAAGAAGGTAAAGTAAAAGGTGGTCGTCTGCTTATTGGTGCGAGAAGTAGTGCCAGCGAGCCGGAGGAGACTTTTCAGGAGGAGGAAGAGGAGGATTTTACGAGAAAAATTATTTCTCCAACAGTATACCGTAATATTGACATCATAGGTAGTACGCCAGGGTCTGAGTCTCCAAGTGAAATATTCAGTGGAAGAGATTTTAAAAGTATGATCATAAGCCTGTGCCTCAACTATGACTACATTTTTATGGAAGGGGCCAGCCTTAATGAGTTCTCTGACACGAAGGAGCTGGTGGGGTATAGTGACCGGGTTTTACCGGTCTTCTCTGCGGATACCACTATCAAGTCGGTGGATAAGGATTCCATCGCCTACCTCAGGAGCCTTGATGAGAAGTTGCTTCCCAGTGTGCTGAATATGGTGGACCCTAAGTTTCTAAAGATTTAG
- a CDS encoding IS1182 family transposase — protein sequence MSEKIVFKDYNPKQIMLLPPSLEELIEADHPVRVVNEVVDRLDIAPLLTGYKPGGTSVYHPRMLLKILIYGYMSNIYSTRKLEAAIGQNVHFMWLAGMNKPDHNTIARFRCDRLKDSLKVIFAQIVMFLVDEGLLDLKTVYTDGTKIEAQANRYTFVWGRSIKTNTEKISQQLEELWDYTQRVAEDELYQEKPDFSKIDARKVSDTIDRIDQALTGKKIAKGKRQKLTYARKNWPGKLAEYQQKQAILGQRNSYSKTDHDATFMMMKEDHMRNGQLKPGYNLQISTSNQYLVNYTIHQNPTDTLTLQPHLKNYQQLYNTLPDTICADAGYGSEENYDYLKDKVEKAYVKYNYFHKEQTRKWKQDISKSQNLHYNEEQDKIYCPAGQPMDHIGKRKTKTKSGYEQTYAQYQARNCLECPLRSGCFKAKGNRIVEINHNLRTHKQKVRDMLMSDQGIAHRKQRPADVETVFAAIKHNRGFRRFMMRGTEKVEIEAGLLAIAHNLLKKAS from the coding sequence ATAAGCGAAAAGATAGTTTTTAAAGACTACAACCCCAAGCAAATTATGCTTTTACCTCCGAGCCTGGAGGAGTTAATAGAGGCAGACCATCCAGTTCGGGTGGTCAACGAAGTGGTCGATCGTCTTGATATTGCCCCTCTATTGACTGGTTATAAGCCTGGCGGTACATCAGTATATCATCCAAGGATGCTGCTTAAAATATTGATTTACGGGTATATGAGTAATATCTACTCTACCCGCAAGTTGGAGGCAGCTATTGGTCAAAACGTTCACTTCATGTGGTTGGCAGGTATGAACAAGCCTGACCATAACACTATTGCCCGTTTTCGATGCGATCGGTTGAAAGATAGCCTGAAGGTGATCTTTGCTCAGATTGTAATGTTCTTAGTTGATGAGGGCCTACTGGACTTAAAGACAGTTTACACCGACGGCACCAAGATAGAAGCCCAGGCTAATCGCTACACGTTTGTGTGGGGCAGGTCTATTAAGACCAATACCGAAAAGATAAGCCAACAGCTTGAAGAGTTGTGGGACTATACCCAGCGGGTGGCAGAAGACGAGTTATATCAGGAAAAGCCTGATTTTAGCAAAATCGATGCTCGAAAGGTTAGTGATACTATTGATAGGATTGACCAGGCACTCACGGGCAAGAAGATAGCAAAAGGGAAGAGGCAGAAGCTTACCTATGCACGAAAAAACTGGCCTGGGAAGCTGGCTGAATACCAGCAGAAGCAAGCTATACTGGGACAACGAAACAGCTATTCAAAGACTGACCACGATGCAACCTTTATGATGATGAAGGAAGACCATATGCGAAATGGACAGCTCAAGCCGGGCTATAACCTTCAGATCAGCACCTCCAATCAATACTTGGTAAACTACACGATCCATCAAAATCCTACCGACACCCTAACGTTACAACCCCATCTTAAGAACTATCAGCAGTTATATAACACCCTGCCTGACACTATATGCGCTGATGCAGGATATGGTAGCGAAGAGAACTATGACTATCTGAAAGATAAAGTAGAGAAGGCCTATGTAAAGTATAATTACTTCCATAAGGAGCAAACCAGAAAATGGAAGCAAGACATATCTAAATCTCAGAACCTGCATTACAACGAAGAGCAGGATAAGATCTATTGCCCGGCAGGCCAGCCAATGGATCATATAGGAAAGCGAAAAACAAAAACTAAGTCGGGTTATGAACAAACTTATGCACAATATCAGGCCAGAAACTGCCTGGAGTGTCCATTAAGGAGCGGTTGTTTTAAAGCAAAAGGCAACCGGATAGTTGAGATCAATCATAACCTTAGAACTCACAAGCAAAAAGTGCGGGATATGCTTATGAGTGACCAGGGAATAGCTCATCGCAAGCAGCGACCGGCAGATGTAGAAACTGTGTTCGCAGCCATCAAACACAACCGGGGCTTCCGCAGATTTATGATGCGGGGAACAGAGAAAGTCGAAATAGAAGCCGGACTACTGGCTATTGCACATAACCTGCTCAAAAAGGCTTCATAG
- a CDS encoding flippase, translated as MGLPFKSYWLKSGLLTLMQRGSILLFGIGGFMILVRLLNKQDYGTWMLYISIITIMEMIRNGFVRNSMVKFLAAAQDESDTKHILSASLLLHLGIVLLQTLFILGVSQFLPEFWSAPGLDDILYIAIPGLFFLLPFCHFEFVQQANLSFMGTFWSHFVRRGGLFFYILLAFLLDWEVTLVSLAWVQVITVLFGAIVGYVYTRRYTWFSTSYKHTWFTELFHYGKYTFGTNISSMLTSNMDQWMLGRMISPAAVAIYSPALRVANLVEVPTVSVSSIVFPQVAKRIEEEGPGAAKRLYEKSVALILAIILPLSAIIFLLAEPVILILAGREYLNTVPILQVTIFYSFFVPFARQFGTVLDGMNMPKVNFYFVLLNAVLNAIFNYFFIKSYGVIGAAYGTLSSFIVAFILNQIYLNRKLGVKLGRIVSEMFNFYFVGIRTGTGFIKARLIPRNS; from the coding sequence ATGGGACTACCTTTTAAATCATATTGGCTGAAGTCTGGCCTGCTTACGCTTATGCAGCGTGGGTCTATTCTTTTGTTTGGTATAGGCGGGTTCATGATCCTTGTGCGTCTGCTGAACAAGCAGGACTATGGAACCTGGATGCTATATATTAGCATCATCACCATAATGGAGATGATCCGTAATGGCTTCGTGAGAAACAGTATGGTGAAGTTTCTTGCCGCCGCGCAGGATGAAAGTGATACAAAGCACATTCTGAGTGCTTCGCTGCTTCTCCATCTGGGCATCGTGCTCCTGCAAACTTTATTCATCCTGGGGGTCAGCCAGTTTTTGCCGGAATTCTGGAGCGCTCCCGGCCTCGATGATATTCTCTACATAGCGATACCTGGCTTGTTCTTTCTGTTGCCCTTTTGCCACTTTGAATTTGTTCAGCAGGCAAACCTGAGCTTTATGGGCACTTTTTGGTCTCATTTTGTTCGTAGGGGTGGGTTATTCTTTTACATACTGCTGGCCTTTCTGCTGGATTGGGAAGTGACGTTGGTTAGTCTGGCATGGGTACAGGTAATCACTGTGCTTTTCGGGGCAATAGTAGGCTATGTTTATACCCGTCGCTATACATGGTTCAGTACATCATATAAGCATACCTGGTTTACTGAACTGTTTCATTACGGCAAGTATACCTTTGGGACAAATATAAGCTCTATGCTCACGAGCAATATGGACCAGTGGATGCTGGGACGTATGATCTCTCCTGCAGCAGTGGCTATATACAGTCCGGCCCTGCGTGTGGCTAACCTGGTGGAGGTGCCCACCGTCTCTGTGTCAAGCATTGTCTTTCCCCAGGTAGCTAAGCGTATCGAGGAGGAGGGCCCGGGTGCCGCCAAGCGACTTTATGAGAAATCCGTAGCCTTGATACTGGCTATTATTTTGCCGCTGTCAGCAATTATTTTTCTGCTGGCTGAGCCGGTCATTCTTATTCTGGCCGGGCGTGAGTACCTGAATACTGTGCCAATACTTCAGGTTACGATCTTTTACTCCTTTTTTGTACCCTTTGCCAGACAATTCGGTACGGTGCTTGACGGTATGAACATGCCGAAGGTTAATTTTTATTTTGTGCTACTTAATGCAGTGCTGAACGCCATTTTTAATTACTTTTTTATCAAGAGTTATGGCGTAATAGGGGCCGCTTATGGTACACTGAGCTCTTTTATCGTTGCGTTTATTCTCAATCAGATCTACCTGAATCGTAAATTAGGAGTGAAATTGGGGAGAATCGTTAGCGAAATGTTTAATTTCTACTTTGTGGGAATACGGACGGGTACAGGCTTTATCAAAGCCCGCCTGATCCCGCGTAACAGTTAG
- a CDS encoding glycosyltransferase: MEQAVSQEQARTSTIPLEGYDIIMLALPRFDGPYASNSYSIAREFAKTHRVFLIDNPYTIKDYLSERKQPTVKRRKEALLKGKNIYYKPEGVEGDLTVVTPKLVYPINWMNPGGLYESLSKINDKIVYKTIERILRDHNVERFMYFNSYHPLFGKYFPDSWQPDFDVYHCMDDVAHSEYLDRHGPEREDYLVARADLTITTSRELCRLKKKASDKVVYLPNAAYSHIFRKAVENDLPRPEEMKGLEGKKVIGYTGNLDTRPNYPLIRKVAEQHKDKVIVLVGPRNSKEIKEQRLDEMDNIIFTGSKKLEELPGYLKYMDAVMIPFKCNTLTRSIYPLKINEYLAAGRAVISTRFSEDIQDFEEVIRLADSEDEFVRLAGEAAEGSTNEEIKKRMAVADSNTWEKRVKQFWQLVAERTESLQ; the protein is encoded by the coding sequence ATGGAACAGGCAGTTTCACAGGAACAGGCCCGGACATCAACTATTCCGCTTGAAGGCTATGATATCATCATGCTGGCATTACCCCGCTTCGACGGGCCATACGCCTCTAATTCATATTCTATAGCCAGGGAGTTTGCCAAGACACACCGTGTTTTTCTGATTGATAATCCATATACCATAAAGGATTATCTTTCTGAGCGTAAGCAACCTACCGTAAAGCGAAGAAAGGAGGCCTTGCTAAAGGGTAAAAATATCTACTACAAGCCGGAAGGGGTGGAAGGTGACCTTACGGTGGTTACTCCTAAGCTTGTGTATCCTATTAACTGGATGAATCCCGGCGGGCTTTATGAGTCTCTGAGCAAGATAAATGACAAGATAGTCTATAAAACCATCGAGCGAATACTCCGCGACCATAATGTGGAGCGCTTTATGTACTTCAATTCATATCATCCGCTATTTGGCAAATATTTCCCCGATAGCTGGCAGCCGGACTTTGACGTGTATCATTGCATGGACGATGTGGCTCACAGCGAGTACCTGGACCGGCACGGACCGGAGAGGGAAGACTACCTGGTAGCCCGCGCTGATCTGACCATCACCACCAGTCGTGAACTATGCAGGCTGAAGAAAAAAGCCTCCGATAAGGTGGTATATTTACCTAATGCTGCCTATTCACATATTTTCAGAAAAGCAGTGGAGAATGATCTTCCTCGGCCTGAGGAGATGAAAGGACTTGAGGGAAAGAAAGTTATAGGCTACACGGGTAACCTGGATACGCGTCCTAACTATCCGCTCATAAGAAAAGTGGCGGAACAACATAAAGATAAAGTGATTGTACTGGTAGGTCCGCGAAACTCGAAAGAGATTAAGGAGCAACGGCTGGATGAGATGGATAACATCATTTTCACAGGATCTAAGAAACTGGAAGAGCTTCCGGGGTATCTCAAATATATGGACGCAGTGATGATCCCATTTAAATGCAATACATTGACCCGGAGCATTTATCCGTTAAAGATCAATGAGTACCTCGCGGCCGGTCGGGCTGTGATCAGTACACGGTTTTCTGAGGATATCCAGGATTTTGAGGAAGTAATCAGGCTGGCAGACTCGGAAGACGAATTTGTGAGGCTGGCAGGTGAAGCTGCTGAGGGCAGTACAAATGAGGAAATTAAGAAGAGAATGGCTGTGGCAGACAGTAACACCTGGGAAAAGCGGGTGAAACAGTTCTGGCAGCTGGTAGCTGAGCGTACTGAATCGCTACAGTAA
- a CDS encoding O-antigen ligase family protein, whose product MQIERKLYSEKLVTPLMVIGLLLGSLLFSVLIVKVGAIAGFLALGVLVGLPFVIGSVANVRFGFVLAVVFAFFMFHLKRILPGTLPTGTILDLIIACAFLGVILVPGKNSKKNWESLKNPHAYVYAVWLAYWVIQVANPFAAGIGGWLFSARGTLVNAMLYVVVMHVFSSKKYIFTFTKIWLGLALLVALYGFWQEFVGLSDWEMEWLKADEERFNLVYIWGRFRKWSFLSDVSAFGMFMTYSGIVCIIMALGPFKSWQRAVLMFSGVIMFFSMNFSGTRTAIAMIPAGLSLYALMTINQKRTIILVSVSAAAFLILLFGPFYGGNAQRFRSTFFPEDDPSMLVRERNRAFIQPYIWSHPIGGGVTTTGPAGEMYQPGHQLAGFPPDNGYLETALEKGPIGLLLTMALFITSLIIGIRAYYRSENPITRYLLAAYLAAFFAMAVGNYAQTAMFQKPGGLILFAYYAIIVRMAQFDKEEREQGEQSVAHEVEE is encoded by the coding sequence ATGCAGATAGAGAGAAAATTATACAGTGAAAAACTGGTAACGCCCCTTATGGTGATCGGGCTGTTACTAGGTTCCCTGTTATTCTCCGTATTGATTGTAAAGGTAGGTGCCATTGCCGGGTTTCTGGCATTGGGTGTACTGGTAGGCCTGCCTTTCGTGATTGGCTCAGTGGCTAACGTCCGCTTTGGTTTTGTCCTGGCTGTGGTATTTGCCTTCTTTATGTTCCATCTGAAGCGAATACTTCCAGGCACTCTTCCTACAGGTACTATACTAGACCTTATCATTGCCTGTGCCTTCCTGGGAGTCATTCTGGTTCCTGGTAAGAACAGTAAAAAAAATTGGGAGTCTTTAAAGAACCCTCATGCTTACGTGTATGCGGTATGGCTGGCCTATTGGGTTATCCAGGTGGCTAATCCTTTCGCTGCCGGTATCGGAGGCTGGCTATTTTCTGCCCGGGGTACGCTGGTGAACGCCATGCTATATGTGGTGGTCATGCATGTGTTCTCCAGTAAGAAATACATATTTACATTTACTAAAATATGGCTTGGGTTAGCCTTGTTAGTGGCCTTGTATGGGTTCTGGCAGGAGTTTGTTGGCCTGTCCGACTGGGAAATGGAATGGCTGAAGGCGGATGAAGAGCGGTTTAACCTGGTCTACATCTGGGGGCGATTCCGTAAATGGTCCTTCCTGAGTGATGTAAGTGCCTTTGGTATGTTTATGACCTACTCTGGGATAGTTTGTATCATCATGGCACTGGGGCCCTTTAAGTCATGGCAGAGGGCCGTGCTTATGTTTAGCGGCGTCATCATGTTCTTTTCCATGAACTTCTCCGGTACGCGTACCGCGATAGCTATGATCCCCGCAGGCCTGTCTTTATATGCCTTGATGACAATAAACCAGAAGCGAACGATCATATTGGTTTCCGTATCTGCAGCAGCATTTCTTATCTTACTTTTTGGTCCCTTTTACGGGGGCAACGCCCAGCGATTCAGGAGTACGTTTTTTCCGGAGGATGACCCGAGTATGCTAGTGCGTGAGCGTAACAGGGCTTTTATACAACCATATATCTGGAGTCACCCGATAGGGGGTGGAGTAACTACGACCGGACCGGCTGGTGAAATGTACCAGCCGGGGCATCAACTTGCCGGTTTTCCGCCGGATAACGGCTACCTTGAAACAGCCCTGGAGAAGGGGCCTATCGGCTTGCTTCTTACTATGGCTCTTTTTATTACCTCGCTTATAATCGGTATCAGAGCGTATTACCGTTCAGAAAACCCTATTACCCGGTACCTGCTGGCGGCCTACCTGGCTGCTTTTTTTGCCATGGCGGTAGGTAATTATGCCCAAACGGCCATGTTTCAGAAGCCGGGAGGCCTTATATTGTTTGCCTATTATGCCATTATCGTTCGCATGGCTCAGTTTGATAAGGAGGAGAGGGAGCAAGGGGAGCAAAGCGTGGCCCATGAAGTAGAAGAATGA
- a CDS encoding TolC family protein, translating into MNHMNFFSFPGRVVTAFIFMLMAVGSAFAQTVDYNKIILPEGARDIEYQEKLVQLAWANLPSNAIIRHNIAMAEEDLTMARWAILDNFTVQGNLNEFTLEEATSGSDVENARAAFFPRYNFNATLSLGMLVNLPAQRRKSRQQLLVEKERLNEAKIAIRAETLRRYQEYITAQEIYKLETEALEDVRSAYTLAEQQFRNGELTLEEFNGALRSYNEQRIKKLNSENTFMITKINLEEMIGVRLEEVR; encoded by the coding sequence ATGAACCATATGAACTTTTTTTCATTTCCCGGCCGAGTTGTAACGGCCTTTATTTTTATGCTCATGGCAGTGGGCAGTGCCTTTGCTCAGACTGTTGATTATAATAAGATCATTTTGCCTGAAGGTGCCAGGGATATAGAGTACCAGGAAAAGCTAGTACAACTGGCCTGGGCCAATTTACCTTCAAATGCCATTATCAGACATAACATTGCTATGGCAGAAGAGGACCTGACCATGGCACGCTGGGCTATTCTGGACAATTTTACCGTGCAGGGTAACCTGAACGAATTTACCCTGGAAGAGGCTACAAGTGGGAGCGATGTGGAAAACGCCCGGGCGGCATTCTTTCCGAGGTATAACTTTAATGCCACGCTCTCACTGGGTATGCTGGTAAACCTGCCTGCCCAGCGCCGTAAGTCCAGACAACAGCTTCTGGTAGAAAAGGAAAGGCTGAATGAGGCTAAAATTGCTATCCGTGCGGAGACGCTGAGGCGCTACCAGGAGTATATTACGGCCCAGGAGATATATAAACTGGAAACCGAGGCCCTGGAAGATGTGCGTTCGGCATATACACTGGCTGAGCAACAATTCAGAAACGGGGAACTGACTCTGGAAGAGTTTAACGGTGCCCTGAGGTCATATAATGAGCAGCGAATCAAAAAACTAAATTCAGAGAACACCTTTATGATCACTAAGATCAATCTTGAAGAAATGATCGGTGTTCGTCTGGAAGAAGTTCGCTGA
- a CDS encoding endonuclease/exonuclease/phosphatase family protein translates to MARKRIILSRTLKVFGFIMLPVTLAVFFSTYVPPDLFWPAGILALFIPLLLLIQVLLAIYWLFRRVVWILIPLSLLAIGYGHIRSTISLHASAEGVDEGALLTVLNYNTGYFQGKKDDTGAPAPKADVAESVATELLINDADVICLQKFVQWPHGRGQSFASRMRSEGYTMYFPAGEDSTEVIAGVAIFSRLPVTGSGEFELSPRLRHRAAWVDVVRGEDTVRVVNVHFPAINTTEAGPFTAKKDQTGEEIIANLRVRQKARTEELDVLLDFLAYSPYPVLICGDFNETPYSYTYRKLNAFYDNAFEEAGRGFGVTYLPFSPFLLRIDHQFYDDRLVATTFETMKDIKLADHYPIRASYRLSRDD, encoded by the coding sequence ATGGCCCGTAAGCGTATCATACTGTCGCGGACGCTCAAAGTCTTCGGCTTTATTATGCTGCCGGTAACTCTGGCAGTATTCTTCAGTACGTATGTACCACCGGACCTGTTCTGGCCTGCTGGTATTTTGGCTCTGTTTATTCCCCTATTGCTTTTAATTCAGGTTCTATTGGCGATATACTGGCTTTTTCGCCGGGTTGTATGGATCCTGATCCCCCTTTCACTCCTGGCCATAGGCTATGGGCATATCCGTAGCACTATTAGCCTGCATGCCTCTGCTGAAGGGGTTGATGAAGGGGCTCTGCTTACTGTGTTGAATTACAATACAGGATACTTTCAGGGCAAAAAGGATGATACGGGTGCCCCCGCCCCTAAGGCAGATGTAGCAGAGTCCGTAGCGACGGAACTATTAATAAACGATGCGGACGTCATTTGCCTGCAAAAATTTGTTCAGTGGCCTCATGGAAGGGGCCAATCATTCGCCAGCCGGATGAGGAGTGAGGGGTATACAATGTACTTCCCTGCCGGTGAGGATAGCACCGAGGTTATAGCTGGCGTGGCTATATTCAGCCGGCTGCCTGTAACAGGAAGCGGTGAGTTTGAACTTAGTCCGCGGCTTCGCCACCGGGCAGCCTGGGTAGATGTAGTGAGGGGTGAAGATACCGTACGGGTAGTGAATGTGCACTTTCCGGCCATTAATACCACAGAAGCAGGGCCTTTTACTGCCAAAAAGGATCAAACAGGGGAGGAGATAATTGCCAACCTGCGGGTACGTCAAAAAGCCCGTACGGAGGAGCTCGATGTATTATTGGACTTCCTGGCTTATAGCCCCTATCCGGTCCTGATCTGTGGCGACTTTAACGAAACGCCTTACAGCTACACCTATCGTAAGCTGAATGCCTTCTATGATAATGCTTTTGAGGAGGCAGGAAGAGGATTTGGAGTTACTTATCTGCCCTTTTCCCCGTTCCTGCTCAGGATAGATCACCAGTTTTATGATGATAGATTAGTGGCTACCACCTTTGAAACGATGAAGGATATTAAGCTTGCTGATCATTACCCCATTCGCGCCTCTTACCGGCTGAGCCGGGACGATTGA
- a CDS encoding AI-2E family transporter, which yields MHNNKLVRIVLVLALVFGVVAGLIFAASFLKPLALALLIALLLVPVARRLEKAGMNRFLSCLVSDLIFVAFIAGLVFLLSHQVQNIASDWDRIQQRGKEQIEKVQTMVVKQVGVSEKEQEEAIEKAVRNFLSGPQSRLTGMLKNTIGSFGDLVLVAIYILLFLYYRHHFAGFIHRLVPEGQHDNATDALEEIKSTAANYLGGRLILIFFLAIIYGIGFFAFSVPYAFFYAVFAALLSLIPYLGNAIGVAFPMANTLLAEDPGNSFFGVLIVFAIAQFIESYLLEPLIVGKKVHINPFFTILIVVLGGAIWGVVGMMVAIPYLGMLYVAMNHTSDLKPYAFLIGGESESDTTTGIEKTFSKLKNKLSG from the coding sequence ATGCATAACAATAAGTTAGTACGTATTGTACTTGTGCTGGCACTGGTTTTCGGCGTAGTCGCCGGACTCATTTTTGCTGCTTCCTTTTTAAAGCCTCTCGCCCTGGCTCTGTTAATTGCGCTCTTACTGGTACCCGTTGCCAGACGCCTCGAGAAAGCTGGTATGAATCGCTTTCTATCCTGCCTGGTATCCGATTTGATCTTTGTAGCATTCATCGCAGGACTCGTTTTTCTGCTATCACACCAGGTTCAGAATATAGCCAGTGATTGGGATCGTATTCAGCAGAGAGGCAAAGAGCAGATAGAAAAGGTACAAACGATGGTGGTAAAACAAGTGGGAGTGAGTGAGAAAGAACAGGAAGAAGCTATTGAAAAAGCTGTACGCAACTTTCTTAGCGGCCCGCAAAGCCGCCTCACCGGTATGTTGAAAAACACCATTGGTTCTTTTGGTGATCTTGTACTTGTCGCAATTTATATACTGCTTTTCCTCTACTACCGGCATCACTTTGCCGGATTTATTCACCGGCTGGTACCTGAGGGGCAGCACGATAATGCTACAGACGCCCTGGAAGAAATAAAGAGCACAGCCGCAAATTACCTGGGAGGCCGTCTGATCCTCATTTTTTTCCTTGCTATCATTTACGGCATCGGCTTCTTTGCCTTCAGTGTCCCCTATGCTTTCTTTTATGCGGTATTTGCTGCGTTACTTTCCCTTATTCCATACTTAGGAAATGCGATTGGTGTAGCGTTTCCGATGGCAAATACGCTTCTGGCTGAAGATCCTGGCAACTCATTTTTCGGCGTGCTTATCGTATTTGCTATTGCGCAGTTTATTGAAAGCTACCTGCTGGAGCCCCTTATCGTCGGTAAAAAGGTGCACATCAACCCTTTCTTCACCATATTAATTGTAGTATTAGGAGGTGCCATATGGGGCGTGGTAGGCATGATGGTCGCCATACCTTACTTGGGGATGCTCTATGTGGCCATGAATCACACCTCCGACCTGAAGCCCTATGCATTTCTTATCGGGGGTGAATCTGAATCAGACACCACTACAGGTATAGAAAAGACCTTTTCAAAACTGAAGAATAAGCTATCCGGGTAG